The sequence GGTCCTTGTGCGAGATGAAGGCGCTTTTGATGTCAGTATCATCGCCGAGGTCGGAAGGCTCGGGGGAGGTAGGGATGGAagagtcgagcgaggcgacGGAAGAGGCGACGTCGGTGCTGAATGGGGTGATGGTGGACGCCTGAGAAGACGCCACGCTGTAAGCGTCACGAGGAGCCGACATGCTCAAGATTCTATGGGCGTTGAGAGTGACCTAGCAACGGAATGCTCTGTGTAAAACCGCAGTTGAGTAGCGGTGTTCTTCGTGTGGATGTGGCGACGAGCAATGCTGTGTGTTGAGGACTGCTCAGCTGAAAAGAGGGCGCGCCAAGCTACCACTGCACGTGGGTAAATGAGGTATCAAAGTGTAAGCTGCGCTGCTTGTAGAAAATCCACGTTGTGATGGGGTGCGTTGTGCAAGATGGAAGGATGGGAAGAGGATAGAGCGTTGGACACGAAATCATCCAATGTTTCTggacactcacgactcgtaaCTGCGTAAGTTGTGTGTCGAGTTGCTGTTGCGGAGATGACGGCGACTCggccaatcacgaattcgtgattctagCTTTAACTtagcttgtgcttgtgctgtgCAGCATCCGAGTCACTCATGACTTTTGAGCTCTTGATCTTCAcacgtcgctgctgctgcaagtCGCAATATTTTTTGGGTCGAGATTGAGtatccacgattcgtgattgttccACTCTGATTCAAACACGCACTCTCCTGTCTTACTTgacgcagtcacgagccgtgagttgtgagcgctcaaatcgtgaatactgTATGCAATCAATATTTTCACAGTCCGTAtctcattcgtgattgcgtgCTTTTTTTTTGCTCTCCAGGCCACAAGGATCGGCGATCATGCTTCTTTCTGTGTCCCCGATTGTACTCTTCGGAAGACGGTATTCGATCTGTCCAAAGCTGCACTCTGAAACTTTCCTGTGGATGGCATGCTCTCCCCGCATCCCACCAACTCTCCTAActcttcctcttgctcttccttgtccttcttgcACAATTATGGACGCCACGCCAACACAGCCAATTCAGATGGACAAGAGACCTGACTCACGTCGATTGGCCGActttgctgccaaagccGCCGAAACTTTCGTCTCTGCTTACTATGCCGCTTCGGATTCACCGCAGCGTACCAACTTGGTGCCAACGCTGTACTTGCccaactcgtcgatcgTATGGAATGGCACGCCTGTAAGCGGGCAGCAGGAGCTGACGGCCATGTTGAATAGTATGCCAGGAAGCAAGCATGAAGTACAGGCTTTCGACTGCCATGCCCTGGGAGGTGCTGTTGATGGAGGTGAGTTTCAGAGGCCCCCGGTTGAAATTTGATCGCGTCCTCCACGCGCAGCCTCGATTTGTGTATCGATATAGCAGGAAAGCTTTCTACTGTCTAGAAGGATTCTTCTTCCGGATGCGAGAGTGTCGACTTTCTTGCAGTCTACGCGAGTAAAGAGGCGAGAACAAGCAAAAGTCTCTTCAGCACAGCGTCGCCCCTCCTCTCTTCCACCTTTGCGGACGAATGCGGTGCTAAACCACAGCCAGCCAAGAGGTGGTGCTACGGAGCAAGCGGAGTCGTTTAGATGCGAAGCGACGCTTTTCATAAGGGTTCGATACCTTTTCTTCCCAAGGTTCACTGTTGTATCGAGTAGTATATGAAGCAGACATTTCCCTCCttctctccttctctccttctctccttctctccttctctccttctctccttctctccttctctccttctctcctTCTATCCTTCTCTCCTTCTATCCttctctctttctttcCTTGCCTCTCCTCGCACTATCCCCTCGTCCTGCCGGTTTATATTGGTGCCGATCCGTATGTCACTAACGTTTCCTTTTGCGTCTGATATGCACACAACTATACATCAGCATCATTCACACCACCCTCGATACTGCTCACTGTATCAGGCACGGTCTCGCACCACACGCCCGAATCTTCGTCCGCACTGAATCCATCCACGTCTACGGCACCCAAGTCAGCAACATCTTCGACGCATGGTGCAAATCGGAATCGCGGCAACTTTGATCCGGACGCGCCGCTCACTTCGCACCCGCGGGCGTTTTCACAGAACTTTGTATTGGTCAATGCCGCAACTGCGGGTGCGGGTGGCATAGGAGAAGGCGGCGTTGCTTTCAGCAGCGCAACAGGCAAAGATGCTAGTATCACGCTCAGTGCAAAGTATGTAGTGCAAGCGGATAGTTTTCGGTTCGTTGGATAGGACGACAAGCAGCATCACCTTTCTACCCTTCATCAACCATCACGTGTGCTTCAGGCGCATCATCAAGCTCATCAAATACCCTCGATGGCTACCGAATTCAGCCTCCCAGTCAGCCGGTTGTTGGCACAGATCGTCTCTTTTCGCTGTGCAAATCGTGCATGCTGATGGCTCAAACCGCCGTCCGAGAATCCACATCACGCCGGACGTAGCTCGCACACTTTTGTCGGGCTTCCTGCTTGTGGACTCGGCATCGATACGCGACGTACGAACAGGTGTTTGCAGCTCTCTAATGCGGTTCTTACGCACTCAGACAACAAGGGAGCTAATCATGTCTtgctcaacagcaacaggAAAACAAAAATGGAGTTGCATGCATCGCAACTATCTACATTCATCTTGAAGTGACATCATGGGATCTAGAAATCAGTGCTGTTAAAGTGGGATGAGAAGTCGTACGCCATTGCGTCGGCGTCATGATCTTTTGCGATCGATTCGTCTACCATGTCCATGGCCACGTCTGTATGCATATTGTAATTGTGTGGCAGAGGGACCAACGTGGTCTCGGATGATGGGGGGATGttgaatggtgaatgggATGAGCTGGGAGATCGAGCGAAAGCTCTGGCTGATGTTTGTGTGGCGGGGAGACTGAGGAGATTGGGACGCGAGGCCGAGTGCGAGAAGAACGATCCGTCATgcgaag comes from Mycosarcoma maydis chromosome 18, whole genome shotgun sequence and encodes:
- a CDS encoding uncharacterized protein (related to MTR2 - mRNA export protein), coding for MDATPTQPIQMDKRPDSRRLADFAAKAAETFVSAYYAASDSPQRTNLVPTLYLPNSSIVWNGTPVSGQQELTAMLNSMPGSKHEVQAFDCHALGGAVDGASFTPPSILLTVSGTVSHHTPESSSALNPSTSTAPKSATSSTHGANRNRGNFDPDAPLTSHPRAFSQNFVLVNAATAGAGGIGEGGVAFSSATGKDASITLSAKYVVQADSFRFVG